TTCACGATTGAAGATGCCGGTCAAAGAATCGGTGATCGAGGCCCAGTACATTAAACGACGCTGGCGCAACGCCAATGCCAGCGAAAGGCACAACAGGGCCACCACTGCCCCCACCAGGATAACAAACGGCAGATTTTGCTGGATGTATTCCCAGGTTGTGGGGGGCTTATGAATAAACATGCTCCCAGGCGGACAGTCAGCCGGGTCAAGACCGAACCCCTGGAGCACCCTGTAGTCAAAAATGTAGCGCTGGGCCGCATTGCGACGGACAGGGATCTCCCCGGTGGGCGCCCCCTTCAGGACCTGCTTGGCCACCAGGGCGGCCTGTCGCCCTTGATCAAAGCCCCGGGTGATCAGACCGCCGGCCAACCCTTTGCCGAGATAAAAGCTCCAGGACCCGTAGATCGGAGCTGAGGCGTGTTCGTAAACCAGCCGGATGCCGTCGGCGTAGGAGATGAATTCCCCGTCTGCGTCCCTGTTCAAGGTCAACAGATAAATGGCATCATCCTTTCCCAACCCAGAGACAATTTCCGGGATCTGTCGCAACCGGAATTGGTTGTGGTATTCCACGGTCAATTCCGGTTCAAGACGCGGGAGGACTTCCTGGACAAGCTTTTCCGAGCGGCGCCCGGTCACCGTCTGGTCGTTGAGGAACACCAGCCGCTCAAGGTCCGGTTGCAGAGCCTGAATGGCCTTGATGGTGCCCATGATATCCGTGTCCTCGGCCACGCCGGTCACCTGATGGAGATTGGCGATCAAGCCGGGCTCATAGGCGTTGACCCCGCAAAAAACGACCGGGGTATCCTCAAGCTCGGCGGCGAAACGATCGTTCAAAAACCGCAGGGCGTTGTTGTCAGAGGAAATGATGATATCAAAAGGGGTGTCGTCCAGAACTTGGCTGAACAAGCCCTCCCAGCGCTCGATATAGTCGATCCCGGCATGGCGCTTGGTGTCCAGATAGAAATAATAGAGTTCATAGTCGTTATACAGGGGTTCAAAGACCGACTGGACCCCTTTGGTGATATTATCTGTCCATTCCAGGCCCTGGTGGTACGAGTGCAGGACAAGAATCTTTTGCTTCTCGTTGGCCTCTGCCGTGGTCCAGGCCACCAGCAGGATCATGAGGAGGAAAACGGCACACCAGAAGCCGTGCTTGTGCTCTCGGACACACCTACCACTCAAGAAGACGCTCCTGTGTTCGAAGCCTCAGCCCGGGGAGTCTCCACAGTCCACAACAAGCTTGCACCGGCAAGAAAGAAGACCAGCAAAAAGAGCAGGCCGCCGCGTACAGACCCGGTTAGGGTTGCCACACTGGCAAAGACAAAAGGACCGACAATGGCCGCGAATTTGGCGCTAATGCTGAAAAAACCGAAAAACTCCGCTTTCTTTTCTTCCGGGACCATCCTGGCGAAAAGCGAACGGGACAAGGCCTGGCTGCCTCCAAGCACCAGAGCCACGGCCCCTCCCAAAATCCAGAACTGACCGGCCGTCTCCAGGCGCACCGCATAGACCACGACCCCCATGAAAAGCACCAGCGCTGCGAGCAGCATCGGTTTGACGCCCCACCTGTTGGCCAA
The sequence above is drawn from the Desulfohalobium retbaense DSM 5692 genome and encodes:
- a CDS encoding ABC transporter substrate binding protein, encoding MSGRCVREHKHGFWCAVFLLMILLVAWTTAEANEKQKILVLHSYHQGLEWTDNITKGVQSVFEPLYNDYELYYFYLDTKRHAGIDYIERWEGLFSQVLDDTPFDIIISSDNNALRFLNDRFAAELEDTPVVFCGVNAYEPGLIANLHQVTGVAEDTDIMGTIKAIQALQPDLERLVFLNDQTVTGRRSEKLVQEVLPRLEPELTVEYHNQFRLRQIPEIVSGLGKDDAIYLLTLNRDADGEFISYADGIRLVYEHASAPIYGSWSFYLGKGLAGGLITRGFDQGRQAALVAKQVLKGAPTGEIPVRRNAAQRYIFDYRVLQGFGLDPADCPPGSMFIHKPPTTWEYIQQNLPFVILVGAVVALLCLSLALALRQRRLMYWASITDSLTGIFNRERLDEDMGLLIHRCHERGEGFACILVDIDYFKTINDTKGHTVGDQVLVEFARLLAQQSRGTDSVFRYGGEEFLMVLPGADLRGASQLAERVRAAIGGTRFAGETRLSASFGVAEYQLSDNWEGLLSRADTALYAAKAQGRNRVVVAPHETE